From a single Silene latifolia isolate original U9 population chromosome 6, ASM4854445v1, whole genome shotgun sequence genomic region:
- the LOC141587984 gene encoding uncharacterized protein LOC141587984 produces MKGVEKALETEFPRHTMRICAQHLYSNFKEKYGGPVYHNLFWRAANTTSVHIFNKAMEEIRKKSRQAAEYLLGVPQQWSKHHFEREVVCDHNTSNFVESFNALINELREKPVLQLMEGIRTDFMQKHSERREVAEKLGRHDLTPYAQSILDSNASDIRFCVVINAGHGELEVSEGTQPFPVDLTKHTCLCGYWQVTGIPCKYACRAIYYLKGDPKRYVHAFYSADNYRNTYLDYIHPMPNEDA; encoded by the coding sequence ATGAAAGGGGTAGAAAAGGCTTTGGAAACTGAGTTCCCAAGACACACTATGAGGATCTGTGCACAACACTTGTActcaaatttcaaagagaagtatgGGGGACCAGTATACCATAATCTGTTTTGGAGGGCAGCAAATACCACATCTGTCCATATCTTCAACAAAGCTATGGAAGAAATAAGGAAGAAGTCAAGGCAAGCTGCAGAATACCTATTAGGTGTTCCTCAACAATGGTCTAAGCACCATTTTGAAAGGGAGGTAGTGTGTGATCACAACACTTCCAACTTTGTGGAATCATTTAATGCATTGATCAATGAATTGAGGGAGAAGCCTGTACTGCAGCTGATGGAGGGGATCAGAACAGATTTCATGCAGAAACATTCTGAAAGACGTGAAGTTGCTGAGAAGTTAGGGAGGCATGATCTAACCCCATATGCTCAGAGTATATTGGACTCAAATGCTTCTGATATCAGGTTTTGTGTAGTTATAAATGCTGGCCATGGTGAGCTTGAGGTTTCTGAAGGGACACAACCATTCCCTGTTGATCTCACTAAGCACACCTGCTTGTGTGGTTATTGGCAAGTTACTGGCATCCCTTGCAAGTATGCTTGTAGGGCTATTTACTACTTGAAGGGAGATCCTAAAAGATATGTCCATGCATTTTACAGTGCAGACAACTATAGGAACACATATCTTGATTATATACACCCAATGCCTAATGAAGATGCTTAA